Proteins encoded within one genomic window of Naumovozyma dairenensis CBS 421 chromosome 6, complete genome:
- the NDAI0F03080 gene encoding uncharacterized protein (ancestral locus Anc_2.116) codes for MSSSKRSLKEILDSEYVDNSDEEEPHSNGHAFSDTELEDEEIDPSLCIECKDMKAEIICNDCEERFCVVCFEMIHRGGKRRRHEYVKINDDAHKNDTEATESPNDDIQPRLPETEDGQKKLQDEINKGDKEEVSNNSRNGNSIDDKLLKSLKESSRFIPMRLTSEERHLLKLLEAALQVSEYTDRVDILSYTSKSKRIVAQLKEICSVLSGLVVASNLKVGQKLLEMKNFNDNAKWFQDIFEIGRRYKIMNPERMRDTYGKLCYMVMDSRLPQIEEHMEFHFFKPITTIQSFLTSRSEDKGKVLEMFNDKMILYGTAHISPVGRARAQISKLIKQKETAIEMLASKYSTKYYSKEDIRQVLYSIGDYNAYVNMNRRPIMRMLERLDVFTQPEIASKYSLGIQYGRNGSRLTHDHQRQWNYVQQSLTLWSIIQREMVRLWYMADSDLFDGHQYKLASTGHGLNRIKSCPTIYKAMHEIISECRSKTDSWVGSSVVHLGDDAVPNALFFLDKYTQIPSILIPFDQTLLKINELVAKDEYLLEYINKEYGSVDDLKLTILQDAFAHMFDGSGADNFYMSGSCIDGRLTSAWNHCNEISKKKYYNIFLLSSFNGFNGSEGF; via the coding sequence gttagaagatgaagaaatagatCCAAGTCTATGTATCGAATGTAAAGATATGAAAGCGGAAATCATTTGCAATGATTGTGAAGAGAGATTTTGTGTTGTTTGCTTCGAAATGATCCATAGAGGTGGGAAAAGACGTAGGCATGAATATGTGAAAATCAATGATGACGCTCATAAAAATGACACAGAAGCTACGGAATCACCTAACGATGATATACAGCCAAGATTACCTGAGACTGAAGATGGACAGAAGAAACTCCAAGACGAGATAAATAAAGGTGATAAGGAAGaagtttcaaataattctaGGAATGGAAATTCCATTGATGATAAGCTGTTAAAGTCTTTAAAAGAAAGTTCTCGTTTTATTCCAATGAGATTGACATCTGAAGAGCGtcatttattgaaattattagagGCAGCATTACAAGTTTCTGAATATACAGATCGGGTTGATATCTTATCGTATACCTCAAAATCGAAAAGAATCGTAGCACAATTGAAGGAAATTTGTTCTGTACTATCGGGATTAGTGGTTGCatcaaatttgaaagttggtcagaaattattagaaatgaaaaattttaatgataatgcCAAGTGGTTCCaagatatatttgaaatcgGAAGACGTTATAAGATCATGAACCCAGAGAGGATGAGAGATACATATGGTAAACTTTGTTATATGGTTATGGACTCACGATTACCTCAGATTGAAGAACATATGGAGTTCCATTTTTTCAAGCCAATCACCACAATACAATCCTTTCTAACCTCTAGATCTGAGGATAAAGGTAAAGTATTAGAAAtgtttaatgataaaatgaTTTTGTATGGTACTGCTCATATTTCTCCCGTAGGTAGGGCAAGAGCACAAATTAGCAAATTGATCAAACAGAAAGAAACAGCTATTGAAATGTTAGCTTCAAAATACAGTACtaaatattattccaaaGAAGATATACGTCAAGTACTATATTCCATTGGTGATTATAATGCCTACGTGAATATGAATAGACGACCAATTATGAGAATGCTCGAAAGATTAGACGTTTTCACCCAACCAGAAATTGCATCCAAATATTCTCTTGGTATTCAATACGGCAGAAACGGTTCAAGATTAACTCATGATCATCAAAGACAATGGAATTATGTTCAACAATCTCTGACACTATGGTCTATCATTCAAAGAGAAATGGTTCGTTTATGGTATATGGCTGATTCTGATTTGTTTGATGGACATCAATATAAGTTAGCATCCACTGGTCATGGATTGAATAGGATTAAATCATGTCCAACCATTTATAAAGCTATGCATGAGATCATATCCGAATGTCGCTCAAAGACAGATTCCTGGGTTGGTTCATCTGTGGTACATCTTGGTGATGATGCTGTTCCAAATgcattatttttccttgatAAATACACACAAATCCCAAGTATCTTGATCCCTTTTGATCAAACATTATTAAAGATCAATGAGTTAGTGGCTAAggatgaatatttattggAATACATAAACAAGGAATATGGATCCGttgatgatttgaaattaacAATTTTACAGGACGCATTTGCTCATATGTTTGATGGATCTGGTGCTGATAACTTTTACATGAGCGGTTCATGTATTGATGGCCGTCTAACATCCGCTTGGAATCATTGTAATGAAATTtctaaaaagaaatattacaaTATCTTCCTACTATCTTCCTTTAATGGTTTCAACGGATCCGAAGGGTTCTAA